The following are from one region of the Magallana gigas chromosome 4, xbMagGiga1.1, whole genome shotgun sequence genome:
- the LOC117682995 gene encoding zinc metalloproteinase nas-36, translating into MLHAAGIEHEHSRSDRDDYIRLVKENLGNNINDINLAKEDTFVRNPYDYESVMHYHLKEFTINGKQTIEFKDRDLEFLAATGAGEGMDFYDVKDVVVNYQCAAHCKNPPKCINGGFVNHNCVCYCPRGYTGKTCETVITDDGCGGMVHVFPGSDVFVISPGYPVSYPLGINCRWSVKV; encoded by the exons ATGCTGCATGCAGCGGGCATTGAACATGAGCATAGTCGGAGCGATCGTGACGACTACATACGTTTGGTGAAAGAAAATCTTGGAAATAACATTAACGATATTAATTTGGCCAAGGAGGATACTTTTGTTCGTAATCCTTACGACTATGAGAGCGTAATGCATTACCACTTAAAG GAATTTACAATAAACGGAAAACAAACAATAGAGTTCAAAGACAGAGATCTCGAGTTTTTAGCAGCGACTGGTGCCGGAGagggaatggatttttatgaCGTCAAAGATGTTGTAGTAAACTACCAATgtgcag CACACTGTAAGAATCCTCCCAAGTGCATCAACGGGGGATTTGTGAACCATAACTGTGTGTGTTACTGTCCTAGGGGATACACCGGAAAAACATGCGAAACTGTGATCACTGACGATG GTTGTGGTGGAATGGTTCACGTTTTTCCTGGTAGTGATGTCTTTGTAATATCGCCAGGATATCCTGTCTCTTATCCACTTGGGATAAATTGTCGTTGGAGTGTAAAGGTTTGA